The genomic region AAACCTTAACCCTGGTACAAACGTTATCGAGGTCAACTTCGGTCCCCTACAGTTGATGGCTGGTAGCTACTACGTGGACCTAACCCTCAGTGATGGGACATCCGTAAGGGTTTACGTTGTCCTTAGCTCATCCAGTTAAGGAACCAAAACCTGATTCGATCTCTTCATCCCTAGACTCAAATTGGATGGTCACGTGGGTCACGTTGAACTTGTCCCTTAATATCCTCTCGACCTCCCTTCTCTTTTCGTCAATTTGTCCAAGGGTTACATTAGGCTCCTCAATGACGTGCAGGGTTGCCACCCTCATGTGAGGGCATATATTCCATACGTGAACGTGGTGAACTGTCCGGAAAACTGATTTGAGGCTGTCCTCAACCTCCTTCACGTTCACGGGAGATCTCTCCATCAACGTGTAGATCCCCTCCTTAACGTTTCCAAGGCTAGTTAGTGCCAAAACTCCCAGTACTAGGAATGAGCCGAGGGGGTCAACCCACGGAAGTCCAGTGATCAGGACTACGAACCCCACGACTGCCCCTAAGGCAAAGGTAAGGGAGTCAAGGAGTGCGTGAATCCTTATCCCCTCCTTGATCTCATCTCCGTGTTCCGTTGACGAGAGGATCGAGAATCCCAACGCCACGAGGGAGGCCATCATCACGATCCACGGGTTATCGCTCACCCTGAGAACCAGCAGAGTCACGGAGAACACTAAACCGATCACCACTCCCACCACGACGGTAATCACGTTCAGGAGCGAGTACAGCACCTCTAGCCTGTGCATGCCGTAGGTGTAGATGTTGTCCCTCCTGTCCAGAACCCTTGACGCCATCCAGGTCAGGGTGACCACGATCGCATCCAGCACGGAGTGAAGGGACTCCGAGCCCAAGGTCGCGCTCCTACCCACGAAGGAGAGAACCAGCAGAAACGCAGTGGTTGACCAGAACCCCAGAAGACTTCTCATGGATAAAGCTTGATTTCAAATTATATAAACTTTCTTTAGGGATGTCCTAATTGCATTAATTTCCTCAAGTCAAGACTTACTTGCGTTCATCACGAGGATTGAGTGAGGTTGGACCCCTACGGGCTCAAGAAAAACGGGCAGGGTGACGTTTTGCGGTACGTTGTCTATCACTAGCTCAACGGTGATGTTCTTGTGAAGGATCAGGGGAGTGGAGTTCTGAAGCCTGAAGACGCCGTTCGGAGGACCCTGATTCATGGGAGCGTAGGTCACCCCCTCGATGGTCACGGTTTGAAAGGGTCTGAAATACACCAGGCAAACCACCCCCTCATGGGCGTAAATTCCCGGAACCAAGGTAGTCACGTTGAGGTTCCCGCCAAGGCTCGAGTTGGAGGGAACTGGGACCTGGTTGGGAAGGTGGGTCACGATAACTTCTGTGATCACGGAGACCAAGAATATCAGAGTTATCCCAATGACGAATGCTCTGTTCATGGGTTGAAGTAGACTTCCCAGCTTTTAGGGAAGCGTTAAAGTCTCTATAATCCCTTCCGCAGTCTCCCGAAGGACCCACTACAAAATGGCGAAAAAAGCAACTTTAGGGCGGAAAGCTTTAACTATCCAACAAGGATACACTTTACTTATGAAAGCTATTCTATTTGAGAAATCTGGATTGGAAAACCTAAGGGTAGGTGAGGTAAAAGATCCCGAACCCGGATCACATGATGTTGTAATAAGGGTAAAGGAATCTGGGGTGAACCCCATCGACTACTTTGTCGTGGCAGGTATACAGGTGAAGCCCATGCCCCACATTCCAGGTGCAGAGGTGTATGGAGAGGTAGAGAAGGTAGGGGATCACGTGAAGACCGTGAAACCTGGGGACAAGGTGGTGGTGTATAACAGGGTGTTTGACGGCAACTGTGATATGTGCCTACGCGGGGATGAGATGTTGTGCAGAAATGGTGGAATCATGAGCCTGGTGACCCAAGGGGGCTGGGCAGAAAAGATGGTGGTACCGGAGAAGAACCTCGTGAAGGTAAACCTGGATTCGGCACTGGCCGCAAGCTTACCCGTAGCAGCACTCACCTCGTACCACGCCCTTAAGGAGACTGAGGTTGGAGTCGGGAAGACAGTGGTAGTGTTTGGGGCCTCAGGGAACACCGGTATGTTCGCAGTTCAGTTGGCCAAGAAGATGGGAGCGAGGGTGATAGCGGTGTCAAGAAAGTCATGGCTTAAGGAATTTGGGGCAGACGAGATCGCAGATTACTCCAACATGAAAGAGGTTGTGGAGAAGGCCACGAACGGGAGGATGGCCGACGTGGTGATTAACTCGCTGGGTACCTCGGCCTGGGACGCTTCCATGAGCGTCTTGGGACGAAGGGGGAAACTGGTTGTCTTCGGCACCCTAACCGGGGCTGAGGTCAAGCTCAACCTATCAGCAGTATATTCAGCTCATGGACAAATTGTGGGGACTACTGGTGGAACCAGGGCAGAGCTTGTGGAGTTGGCAGAGATCTGCTCCGACTGCAAGGTTAAGGTTCACAGGGAGTACCCTCTGGAGAAGGCAGCGGAGGCACTTAGGGAGCTCAACTCTGGAGGTAGGGATGGAAGGATAATGTTGAAGATCCAATGAATGTGACCTATGTTTTCTTCCATGATCACGTCAAGTTCTCTTCATTTTCTCGGTAACTCTGGGTAGTACCAGGTAGACGCAAAGGTCTCCACACATGGTGCATGAACCGAGAGGCTTGTCTTTGTATTGAGTGTAGATCTGTTTCGCCCTATCCTGATCGAAGGTGAGCGAGAACATCTTCAACCAATTGAGAGAGGCCCTAGCCACGCTCATTTCTCTGTCCTTTTCCCTAGCCCTCTCCCCGAGTTTAATCGTATCCCCCACATGGGCAGCTATCTTAAATGCTATGAGTCCCTCCTTCACTTGTTCTGGGGTAGGCAAGGAAAGATGTTCTGCAGGTGTAAGATAACATAACATATCAGCTCCGTGAGCTGAGGCGACTGCACCTCCTATGGCTCCGGCAATGTGATCATAGCCTGCAGCTATATCGGTAGGTAAAATTCCTAGGACGTAATATGGAACTCCTCCAGAGAGTTCCTTCTCAAGTTTTATGTCCATCTCTATCTGATCTAAGGGCATGTGACCAGGTCCCTCTATCATTACCTGGACTCCCTTTTCGACCGCCCTCCTGGCCAACCTAGCGTTATTTATGAGCTCAGCTACCTGGAACTCGTCATGCGCATCAGCAATTCCTCCAGGTCTGAGCGCATCTCCAAGGCTCAGGGTAACATCATATTCCCTTGCTATTTCCAGGAGATAATCGAACTCTGAATAAAGCGGGTTCTCCCTTTGATTATGTAGGGACCATGCAGCCATGATAGTTCCACCCCTGCTCACGATACCTGCCACTCTTTTCTTCTCAACTAGTTTTCTGGAGAGCTCGAGGGTAATTCCAGTGTGAACAGTGATGAAGTCAACTCCGTCATCTAACTGTTTCCTTATCACCCTGAAAAGTTCATCAGGCGTGAAGTCGATTACGTACTTCCTTCTTGTGACCATCTCATAATATACCTGATAAATGGGGACCGTCCCCACGGGCATTTCTGCGTGTTCTATTACCATCCTCCTCATGGAATCTATGTCACCGCCATCGGTTAGGTCCATTAGGGAATCCGCTCCGTATCTATTCGCTATCTCCACCTTCCTCAGTTCCTCTTCTATATTGTAATGATCAGTCGAGGCACCAATATTAACGTTCACCTTCGTTGAGAGCCCCTCCCCTACTGCGGTGTACTTCCTCAAGTTTCTTTTCAAGTTCTTGAGAATTACTACTCTGCCTGTAGCGACCCTATCCCTAATCTTTTCCGGAGATACTCCCTCGATTTCAGCGATCTTCCTCATCTCCTCGGTGACATTTCCCCTTCTCGCCTCGAGGATTTGTGTCATATATAATAACATTATAAAGTAAGTTATAAGAATATCGTCTAGTTAGATCATTAGATAATAGTTTATTTCTCATTGAACCAGGACATGGAGGACAAGGGCAAGTTCTTCATGCAAAACGGGAGGTTCTATTCAAATCATGTGAGATTATGAAAGTCGAGGATGTATATGATCCTTAAATCGAAAAGTAAAAATCTCAATGAAAAGTCTTAGTAAAAAGTTCTAATTAATTCTTTTTAAATTACGCTGTTTTCAACAAGCTATTAATACGACAATTGAATCTATTCACGAAATCCTAACCTAAATTTTAAGGAAAATCTTACGATCATCAAACTAGTTTTTTACAATTTATTCCAGGCTAAATGTACTGTTAAAAAGATATATCGAAAACTATTAATATGTGACTACCTGGCAAATCCTATGGACAGGAAAGCTCGGGAGACCTTAATTATTCTAATATCCGTGTCGCTTCTCATTAACTACGTTGAGACCATGGTAGTCCCGGCCGTCCCCAAAATTCAACAGGACTTTGCGACCACAGAGACCCTGGTAGCCTGGGTAACCTCGGCATTTACCATCGTGGGGGCAGTGGTCTCGCCGGTTTTCGGTAAGCTCGGAGATCTTTACGGGAAGAGGAGAGTTTATCTCCTTTCCATGGTTTTCTATACCTTCGCGGTGGTAATGGCTGGTTTCTCCCCAAACATTTACTTTCTGATTGCGGCTAGGGCTATCCAGGGACTTGGTTTCGCCATGTTTCCGCTGAGCTTGGCAATAATCACGGACATTCTCCCGCCTGAGATGATAGCAACGGCACAGGGTATCATAAGTGGAACCATGGGGATAGGGACTGCGCTCGGACTAGTCGTGGGTGCCTTCATTGATCAGGATCTAGGCTGGCAGTA from Metallosphaera sedula DSM 5348 harbors:
- a CDS encoding alcohol dehydrogenase catalytic domain-containing protein is translated as MKAILFEKSGLENLRVGEVKDPEPGSHDVVIRVKESGVNPIDYFVVAGIQVKPMPHIPGAEVYGEVEKVGDHVKTVKPGDKVVVYNRVFDGNCDMCLRGDEMLCRNGGIMSLVTQGGWAEKMVVPEKNLVKVNLDSALAASLPVAALTSYHALKETEVGVGKTVVVFGASGNTGMFAVQLAKKMGARVIAVSRKSWLKEFGADEIADYSNMKEVVEKATNGRMADVVINSLGTSAWDASMSVLGRRGKLVVFGTLTGAEVKLNLSAVYSAHGQIVGTTGGTRAELVELAEICSDCKVKVHREYPLEKAAEALRELNSGGRDGRIMLKIQ
- the thiC gene encoding phosphomethylpyrimidine synthase ThiC, with protein sequence MTQILEARRGNVTEEMRKIAEIEGVSPEKIRDRVATGRVVILKNLKRNLRKYTAVGEGLSTKVNVNIGASTDHYNIEEELRKVEIANRYGADSLMDLTDGGDIDSMRRMVIEHAEMPVGTVPIYQVYYEMVTRRKYVIDFTPDELFRVIRKQLDDGVDFITVHTGITLELSRKLVEKKRVAGIVSRGGTIMAAWSLHNQRENPLYSEFDYLLEIAREYDVTLSLGDALRPGGIADAHDEFQVAELINNARLARRAVEKGVQVMIEGPGHMPLDQIEMDIKLEKELSGGVPYYVLGILPTDIAAGYDHIAGAIGGAVASAHGADMLCYLTPAEHLSLPTPEQVKEGLIAFKIAAHVGDTIKLGERAREKDREMSVARASLNWLKMFSLTFDQDRAKQIYTQYKDKPLGSCTMCGDLCVYLVLPRVTEKMKRT
- a CDS encoding cation diffusion facilitator family transporter; translation: MRSLLGFWSTTAFLLVLSFVGRSATLGSESLHSVLDAIVVTLTWMASRVLDRRDNIYTYGMHRLEVLYSLLNVITVVVGVVIGLVFSVTLLVLRVSDNPWIVMMASLVALGFSILSSTEHGDEIKEGIRIHALLDSLTFALGAVVGFVVLITGLPWVDPLGSFLVLGVLALTSLGNVKEGIYTLMERSPVNVKEVEDSLKSVFRTVHHVHVWNICPHMRVATLHVIEEPNVTLGQIDEKRREVERILRDKFNVTHVTIQFESRDEEIESGFGSLTG